In the genome of Acetomicrobium thermoterrenum DSM 13490, one region contains:
- a CDS encoding DUF5320 family protein, producing MPRGFGRGGYGFGFRGWSPAWPYVGMGRGGLPRCWYFLGGAAGAPYEGYIPRPWWGYAQGASNPQAMSKEQEIELLKAQADAVKAQLDAIEARVRELEGK from the coding sequence ATGCCCAGAGGGTTTGGCAGAGGCGGTTATGGGTTTGGCTTTCGGGGGTGGAGTCCAGCATGGCCATATGTTGGTATGGGCAGAGGTGGTCTTCCCCGGTGTTGGTACTTCTTGGGCGGTGCTGCAGGGGCACCTTACGAAGGATATATCCCTCGTCCTTGGTGGGGGTATGCGCAAGGTGCTTCTAACCCTCAAGCAATGAGTAAAGAGCAGGAAATTGAGCTTCTAAAAGCTCAAGCTGATGCCGTAAAGGCCCAACTCGATGCTATTGAAG